Below is a genomic region from Brassica oleracea var. oleracea cultivar TO1000 chromosome C9, BOL, whole genome shotgun sequence.
TAATTGGTGTCATAATGGAGCTAAAGTGGCTGGCAAATCTTCTATAAAAGGAAGCAAGACCATGGAAACTTCGAACATCGGAGACTATTCTTGGCATCGGCCATGATCGTATTGCTTCAATTTTTGAGTTATCAACAGCCAAGCCCTTGTCTGAAACCACATACCCGAGGAAGAGAACTTCCAAGACGCCAAACTCACACTTCTGCTTGGCTGCGTAAAGCTGTTGCGAACGTAACACGGACATGACTTGTCAGAGGTGTCTTTCGTGTTCGGCGAGGGAGGAGCTGAAAACCAAAATATCATCAAAGTATACGACAACGGACTTGCCAAGGACGTAATGCATGGTTCATAATACGCATAAAAGTGTTGGGGGCGTTGGATAGACCAAAAGACATTACTAGCCATTCGAACAAGCCTTCTCTGGTTTTGAAAGTTGTTTTCCATTCGTCTCCGAGTCGAATTTGAATCTGATGATAGCCGCTCTTAAGATCAATCTTTGAAAATATTTTTGCCGAGCCAATCCGGTCCATAAGATCATCCAAACGTGGAATAGGAAATCTATAACGGATGGTGATTTTGTTTATTGCTCTGCTATTGACGCACATGCGCCACGTCCCATCCTTTTTTGGAATCAAGAGTGCTGGAACCGCGCATGGGCTCAAACTCTCTTTAATATGTCCCTTGCGGAGGAGATCCTCGACTTGTCGGCGTAACTCTTCGTGCTCTGCGGGACTCATGCGATAATGTGGTCGATTAGGTAATGTTGCTCCCGGAACTAAGTCGATTTTAACTCTTTTTGTGCAGCCACCATAGTCCTATACTCTGATTCAGCTGACAAAAGAGATACTAGAGCTTCTTCAAATTCCATGACACATGAGATGTCCCCAACTGTATGAACCATCCATTCAATGATCTTCAAGTAATAGGACATCCAACGCAATCTGAGTCACACTAGCCTGTAAAGTAAAAATTACATTCAGCTTTTAATAAAATTCCTAGTCTCGGACATCTTTTTAAGTAGAGAACAACTCTCAGTGACCATCTCTAGTGACAGTAACGGAGTTGGACAAGGACAGAGAAAACATCTCTAGTGACAGTGACCATCAATATCAAAAAGAAAAATCCCACGGCGAAACTAGTGGTTCAGACGAACAGCTTCAGCAAGATACTCTAAAGTAGGCATGGGATTCCGAACCGAAACGAACGGTCCGAACCGAACCGAACCGAGAAATACAAAATTCGGTTATTGTTCGATTAGGAGGAAGAAACCGATCGGCACAAGTTTAAATTATGTTTGGTTATTGCATCGGTTCGGTTCGGTTCGCTAATTCTGAACGGTTAACCGAAAATAAACCTACTATATAACCCTAACATAATTTTCTTCTAACCTAAACGACCAAACCTAATTACTTAACCTAATCGTCTTTCTCTTCTCTCAAACCCGAGCCTCTTCTTCTTCATCAGATCCTCAATCACGCTCATCTTCTTCGTCTGAATCTTCCATCTTTGTGACACGAGGTAAGATCTTCCTTCTCCTTCTCTTATTTTGTGTCAATTTCAGGTTGTTGATTTGGTTCTTATAATGGGGTATAAAATGTAAACTTAAACTTTAAATGTTTTGTGTTTATCGATTCTTATGATGGGGTTTCTTGTGGGTCTTAGTCTCTATTCTAACTGCAATTTGTTCATCTTATTAGTGTCGTTGGATGAGTTGATTACTGTCTTACTTTCTTTGTTATGAACTTGTATTAGTAACATTTTATTTTTCAGATGTCAGGTTGTGAAGACAATGATGAGATACTTGGAGATGTAGCTTGTGGAAAGAAAAGATCAGCCACTGAGAGATCGAGCACTGACCTTCATCCGTTACCAAAGAAGAGGCAAGCTCATAGGGCATTGGTGTGGCAACACTTCATTCAAAAGGAAGATAACTTGAGCCTCTGCAACTGTCGGTGCTGTGGTCAGGAGATCGGATGCGATACTAAAAAGAGTGGAACTAGCGCAGTGATGAATCATATTAACCGGTGTAAGTTGTTCCAAACTTTTGAGGCGAGTGGTGGTCAGCAGGGTTTAGGAACTGATAGCGGTGGTGTAGTTACTGCGGTGAAGTATGATGTTGGATTGTTTAGGAGATCTGTGAATGAGATGATTGTGTTGATGAGCTGCCGTTTTCTTTTGTGGAGTCAGAGGGGTTTAGGAGGTTCTGTCACAATGTATTGCCCATTGATGTAGCGGAAGCTTTGTAGTATAGAACTAGAGATCCGTTGATTTTGAGAATACCCAGAAAACTAGAATAGTCACAAAGATCTTATTTAGTCTAAGAATGCTTAAGATCAATGTCTTCTTAAATTAATTGAGATCACCAATGATCTACCAAAAACAAGGAACAAATAGAAAACTCTCAATTTTATTAATCAAATCATAAACTCATAAACTACATAAAACCATAGCCTCAAAGACTATATATAAGAAAACATAAAAACCCTAAAACATTAGAGACAATTATCTTAATAATAAATAAACTCTAAATAAAACACTAAATAAATAAGATATTTATTCTAAATATCCTCTTTGCATCACCCATGTATACAGTTCACTGCAGAAAAACAGCAACAGAAGATATATTTGGATGTTTATGAAGGAGAAATCTAGTTTGAAGCACTTATTTTGCTCTGACCAGAAGAGAGTCTCCTTAACCACTGACATTTGGACCACTCCTACAACATCCTACAGCTACATGGTAGTCACAGCGCACTGGATAGATAGAAATTGGGATATGCAGAAGAGGATCATCAGCTTTAACCCTGTTACAGATCACAAAGGAGAGACCATTGCTGAGCATCTGAGTCAGTGTCTAGTGGATTGGGGAATTGAGAAGGTGTTCACAGTGACAGTGGACAACGCTAAAGGAAATGACAAGGCATTGCGTCTGTTCACTGAAGCTTGTAGAGAACTAGGACCTAATGCGCTAATCAAGGATGGTACATTGCTACACATACGTTGTTGTGCGCATGTACTGAACTTGATTGTCAGGGATGGTCTAGCTGAGGTGAAAGAGAGTGTAATGGCTATTAGGAATGCTGTCAAGTACGTTAGATCATCTGGTACACGGCTTCAGTCCTTTCAGCTCAGGGTTCTTACTGGAAAGGTTAGTAGGGGGAACTTGTCTCTGGATTGTGTCACACGCTGGAACTCTACATATCTTATGTTGTCGGCTGCATTGAAATTTCGAGTTGCATTTGAGAAGCTATTGGCCGAAGACATGTTGTACAATGAGTACTTCAAGGAGTCTGAAGGGAATGGATAGAAAAGGATTGGGCCTCCAACTTCTCAGGGAGGGGATGAAGTGCATAGGTTAGTCAAGTTTCTTAAACTCTTTTTCGGAAGCACTTTGGCATTTTCAGCATCAAAGTCAGTGACCTCCACTAGTTGTTACAATGAAATTGTGACCATTGAGAGGAACATGATAGCTTTGAGCAACAACAGAGATGATCTTCTACGGATTCAAGCAACAGAAATGAGGACCAAGTTTGAGAAGTATTGGGATGGGCTCATTAATATGAATCTACTTGTCATCATTGCTAGTGTCTTCGATCCTAGAAACAAGATGCAATTTGCATCTATTTGTTTCGACAATCTTTATGGTAAGGACAGTGTGGAAAGTGCTCATCTCAGAACCTCCATTAGCACATTGATGAAACAGTTGTATGAGGAGTATGTTGTGAAGATAGGTCCACCATCTCAAGGTGATAGTACAGGAAACATGAGTGAGAATGCGGAAACAGTTGCATGCTTGTTTGAGATGTCTGATGACGATGAGGAGTATGAAGGGATAGATTCTTTGTATTCTGAGATGGTTTCAAAAGCTGCAAATGAAGAGGCTAGTAGTGAGCTTGACATATACATGATGGAAAGGCCTGTTCCTAGAAGTTCAAACAATATATATGGGATTTGACTACAATGTTCTATCATGGTGGAAGCGTAGTTCTGTCAAGTTTCCAATATTATCATAACTGGCGAAGGATGTGGTTGCTATTCAGGTATCTTCGGTTGGTTCAGAGACGGCTTTCAGTACAAGTGGTCGGATTTTGGATCATTTCCGTAGCTGCCTGACACCATATATGATTGAAGCACTTGTGTGTACACAACAATGGCTTCGAAATAGCATCAGTGCAGAAAAGCTTGCAAGCTTGACTCAGATGTTTGAAGAACTAGACTTCCATGAGTCTTTAGGTAATCGTTTGGGCATTTTACTCTTCATACTTATTTCTCATGTTTTCAGTTTGGCATTTGAATCTCTTTCTCATTATGCAGAGACTCTAACAATACCAGAAGAATTGAACAATTAGAGGTAAATTATCCCATTTTGCTGTTTTGGAGTCTTTGGTGGCTTTGTGTATGTTTTAACCATTTTTTTAAACTTCTATAATTTGCAGGTTGCAGTTCGAGACTGAGGAGATGATAGGTGAGGAGATGATGGTGTTTTGTTTTTGGTCTCTCACTACTTTTTTGGACTTTTTCAATCTGTTTTAGAACCATATGTGTTTATGAATCTATGCCTCTTTGTATGTGTGCAAAGAGTTGTATATTCAAAATGATTGATTTTTTGTTTATGTTGTTGATTGAAAAAGGATGAATGTTATATATTTCTTTTGCTATTTATTTGTCAATGTGCTAATGTTTTATGAAGTTTCAGGTCTAAACCGAAAATTAGGCATATCCGAAACTAATTGAATAACCGAAAGTAACCGAAAATAACTGTTTATTTTTGGTTATTCGGTTAAAAATCCAAATTCGGATATTTTCGGTTAGAAAAACCAAAAACCGATAAAACCGATTTCCGAACCGAACCGAACCGAATTTAGTTTCGGTTAGTTTCGACAAAATATCCAAATTCCGAACTATCCGAAAAACCGACCGAATCGAACCAACTATCCGAAATCCTAGGGCTACTCTAAAAGTTCCAACTTCACCAAGAAAAAAAAACTGTTTTACATACACCAAACAAGCTTTACTGAAAAACATAAACAATGAAGAAACAAGGAAAAGCCGAAACGTGCGTATGTGTACATATATGTGGTATGCTTCGTACATGAGCTGATTCAAAAACTTTGAATCAGAGATGATCTTCTTCATCATCATCTTCTTCAACCCCCGCGGGGAAGAATCTCTTTGAGGGTTTCCTGGAGGCTGGAATTTGTAACCATATAGTTAACTTTCCTAAACCCTTCACCATAGACAGCTGACTCATCTGTTTCTATCTCATACTTGTAAAAATCCACCAGCTTCTTCTCGAGTTCAGACCACACCCCTTTCTTTGCCGCATTTGATGAAGAAGAAGAAGAAGAAGCTGCAGCAACATCAATAGGGGCGTATCTTTGAGTCTCCAACCACATGTGCCCTAGCACTTGGCATATTCCTTCTTCCAGAACCTTGTTCAAATTATTATGTCCTGTGACCATAACCAAAACAACACACTCTTTCTTATGTAAATCCTTGGAAAAGAAAACACTATTTGAGTCTTTTTTATTTATGACCAATACATACATACATACCATTGAGTCTAAGATAAGCATGCATCATCTCGTGAGCCATGATAGATCCTGTTAGTAACCTGTGTTAATTTTCAAGAGAGCTTTGATTTAGTCTAATAGGCACAGGGAGAGCGAGTATACCCAGGGTCAAAAAAGTGATGTTACCTAGGAAGTCCATATAAGATGAGAATTGCAGTGACCGGGCATCCACTCACAACCCTTTGAGATTCCGTGGTCTTTCCTGTTAGCTGCTTGTTCTCCCCCATCTTTGGCCCTTTTGACACCTTTTTATATATATGTGCGTGTGTGGAACAGAGAGTTTTAAGTCATGAATGCCAAAATCTTGTGCTGGACTCTAAAGCTAATGTAAAAAAAAAGCGTTATTTACATTTGTGACAATCTGCTCTTCAGACAAGCAAATACCTCTGGTTACCACACCATGCTGGTTGTCCTGCTTGTGTTGGAAACTTACAAGAGGTGTGTGAGTGAAAAAAAGAAGAGATACATATATATATAAAGAAATTATCAGTTAAGAAGGTATGTACTAACGATCTTTTCTTCCTCCTCAGCTTTATTCAGGGCTTGTTTCTCCACCAAAAGAAGAGAAAACTCTTTCTCAACTGGCAAGAACAAGCCATGGAAGAAGTCACGGATTTCAAAGTGAAGAGGCTGGACTTCGTCAGTATCCATAACCGCTGATTCCATACATTCTAGACATAGCCACCTTCCATCATCTAGCATTACGAAATCCGTTTCTCTAGGCTGCCAAAAATAAAAAAAACTCAATTCCTTTGACTCATCATCATCTCGTTTCCTTTCTTGCCGTGTTTTGTAAAGGGTAAAACTCACGCACCTCTAGCCTCTCGCAACTGCAACACTTGGGAGTTCCATCAGTTTCATGAGCAGGGCAGTATATTTCCTTCCAGAAAGGATGGCTATTGTACTCTCTAATCTGTAAGAATAATAGTTACATCAAATCCTCAGTATCGTGAAAATTACCAAAGAGGAATCCATAACATAGCCAGTGTGTATACCTTCACTTTCTCTTGGCAGACATAGCAGTACCGGTTATAGCAGTTTTTGTGGAACTTGCCTCTTGAGTTTGAGACCTAAGGCAGTTAGTGATATCAATAAGAATACAAATGAACAAGTCAAGGAGTAGATTAGAATAACAACTACCAAGCAATTCTAAAAGGGATTTTTGTTTTTGCGTACATGGTTTTGAACCTCGTGGACAACAATTGGGTTGCGGCAAGCACCACAAGAGAAACATTCAGGATGCCAAGGAACACCAAAGACATCCACTGATCCTCCGTGTTCAATCTCAGAGTGGCAACCACCACACTTGCTATATGTATCAACATTCTTAAACAGTGTCAAGACATATTTTCTTATAAGAATGAGCAATAGAGGCTTACCTACGAGGAGGAGGAGGACTCACAGCAAGTTGTTCATCCTGCTTTAGTTCTTCTTCAAACTGTTTTCTTTTTTCTTTCTCCTTTACACTCTCCTCAGAAGTCTGTCCATCCATTTTGCCTTTCAAAGAAGAAGAATTATCATACTTTTGCCTTTCTCCTCTTTCTTGTGCATGCTCTTCTAAGTCCCTGATGCGCCTTCTTTCCTCTTCGTCTTCTTGAGATTTTTGAATGGCCAAAGCAAGCTGTTCATCTTCTTGAACGTGAGCATCATTCGATGACACTTGTTTGACGATATCAGTTTCAGCTTCAAAAGGATCCTGCAGGTTTAAGGTTAAGTCTTAAAGAAAAAAGGGTAAAGGAGGCAAATTGAAAGCAAAACATGGCTAGGACAAGCACAGATAATGATATATAACCTCAGAGGTGGAGGGTTTGAAGCAGGAGAAGCACCCCATCTATCTTCTTCCCCGATCTAGCGTCCTGCGCAAGGTATCAACCAATTTGTCATCAATGAAAGATTTACTAGTCCTAGCAAAAAAAAAAAAAAAGCATTTCATTTAACCGCAAGCAAAGGGAATTTAAATCAATTAAAACAGCAAGTCCACAGCATCATTAGGAGACAAAAGGGCTAAGATTAGAAAGACACAAAAAAACACAGATTGGTCAGAAACAGAAGAAAGAAAATACAATAGTAAAGGATGGTACCTGAGGTGTGTTGTCTGAAACAGAAAATGAGACCAATATATAATCAGAGAAACAGAAGAAGAAGAGCACGGCACTTGAGCTGCTAGTGGAATGCATAGTCTCCAACAACGTGACAAAAAAAAAAAACTCACATGGGTTTTTGCTAAATTTTCTCAATTTTGATAACGATGAAGAATCTCTTTATTAATATCAAACGTTAAATATAAGAGCATGTTTATCCGTGTCTTTAGTGAGGTTCTTAGTGCGTGGACTTCCACAAAACCCTTAAGGATCGGTTACAAAAACTACTAATTAAAAACTGATTTTAATGAGTTTCTTAAAATGTTCGTGAGTCCCACTGATTTGTGGCGGTCCGCGATTGGTTTGCTTTTTAATTTTTTTTTCAGACAAAAAAAAACTTAACATTTCTTAGGGATAAACATGGTCTAAAGAATCAACTACTTAGATGAATGTAATAGGGGATCAAGTTGGCATCTAAATAATTACAAAAAACAAGTCTCATACCTAACCCCGTTGCTATGGCTTTTGGGTTTTTGGTTGGTTACCGCTGCCCAAATCAAAAAGCTTTTTCCTTTTTCTTTTCCGATCTTCCATCAGATATGTCACTCTCAATGGCATTTTCGTTAATGTTCAATCTTTCCCAGACGATTCAATCAAGGGGTTTCCCTCCCTCCTCATACGCTGCCGTTTTGATCAAAAATAAAATGGGCTTCCGGCCTATATTCTACATCAAAAAATACAAATCTGTGTCGACGTCGACCGATGACGACATGGCGAGTGACGTCTACCTCTCTTGATTCACACCGTACATTTCCAGCTCCACGTGTAAATTATTTTAATTGAAAAATAAATAAATGGAATTTAAAACAAAATTATCCTGCGCTGTAGTGTGTACCAACTACAAAAGTCATATTAATCAGTGGCTAAATAAATCTCCCCAAAGGACAGTTTACAATAAATTTCATTTTCAGCAGGCCTACAAGGATTAATTACAGAAATGATGAGGGTCGAGCAGATTTGCCAAGGACGAAGCTTTTCACTCACCAGGAGATTACGTTAGGTTCATAAGCCCGGAGGTTTACAGATCCAACAGACAGAGATATCTCAGAAGCTACACCTTCAAAAGCTACGAGGATGAAGATAACTTGTCTTCCAAGGAACAGAGCAAGTGGTTCAAGAACAAGAAGAATATGAACAAGTTTAAGAAGACAAGCGTCTCACTTGGAAATTCTCTCAACTCTTGTCTCCTGCTCTTGTTATCTTGCTTCCATGTTTGATTCTTTCTAATATGTACGAATATTTAATTATAGACTCCACTTCTTTAATTTCAATCCATCTTCGCTTTTGCTTTTGAAATAATTTCGAATTCCTTGTATTAATTAAGGTGAATTCAAATATAACATTACTGTGTTTTGTATTCAATATATATATCTCCTGTTTAATGCATAGAATTTTGAGAACTGGCAGACGAAATGTTTTGGTTAATAGAAAATGTTCTGTAAAGAAGAAGAGGTGTGCGTTCGTCAACATGGATCATGTTATTATCAAAGGCTACTGCATGATATAAGACCCAAAAGGCCCAGTAAATGAGATTTAAAAGGCTCAGGAAGGTCCATACCTGTCAAATTCAAGGGCCCATTACGCCCTTTATATTGCGTTCACATTTGAAAAATGTTTAAAAAATTCTTTGACAAACGGAAGGAAGTCGAGACTTAGACAAGTTGCATTTGTACTAACCGACCAAAAATGTTTAATTTCTTATGAGGTCCAGTTTTTGCTTCCTTGCTCTTTTTCTCTGTTGAGCGAGTTACATTTTGGAATTTTATCCCTTTGCTGTCCTCCTCCATTATAATCCTTTTATTGATATTTGGTTGCATTTGATCCATGTCCATGGTTTTGATTTTTAATGTAACCCTTTGCTTTACAGAAACAAGATATGGGGGTTCACGGTTTTACTGCAGATCAACTGTTCGTTGAAATGTCTCTTTGTTCCCATCTCCTACGTTATGGCCCATGTGGTAACTTTTCTTTGACTCAATACTCTGTTTCCATTTTCATGTTTCTTCCCACAAGTCATAACAATATGAATAGAATAATATTCTAAGATGTTAAGAGTCATGTAAAAGATAAAGAATATATATTTCTTGCCAATGGGGCCATGTGATTCATGAAAGAACTGTGGAGAGACGGTCAACAACTCCGACTTGTTTGTTCTATATACATCCACACATTATTCAACAAATATTCCTTTTCCTTCTTCCTTATTATTAATCATCCCATTCCATCTTTAGTGGTTAAAATTCATGGATATTGAATAGAACCATCAGCTAATCTAATACAAATACAATATAGGTTACTTTATTTTTTAGAGGCAAAAACGCTTTTGTCACTTTGTCTATTTTGACTTGTATAATATATGTAGATCTTTTTTTTTTTTAATTGTATTGCCGATTTGGTTGGAAATTAGACGACTCGTAGGGTCTTTTGTACACACTGGTGACTGGCTTTTTTGACACGAGTCGACTCTCCTTCTCACCACCATTTCCGTGAACACATGAGCCAATACCCAACTTTTCTTCCTGATTTGAAACCCACCACGCTTAATTTGTTCCCTTTCAATGTTAAAAGCTTCCTCCTTGCTGAAAGATAGTG
It encodes:
- the LOC106313300 gene encoding protein DA1-related 6-like → MGCFSCFKPSTSEDPFEAETDIVKQVSSNDAHVQEDEQLALAIQKSQEDEEERRRIRDLEEHAQERGERQKYDNSSSLKGKMDGQTSEESVKEKEKRKQFEEELKQDEQLAVSPPPPRSKCGGCHSEIEHGGSVDVFGVPWHPECFSCGACRNPIVVHEVQNHVSNSRGKFHKNCYNRYCYVCQEKVKIREYNSHPFWKEIYCPAHETDGTPKCCSCERLEPRETDFVMLDDGRWLCLECMESAVMDTDEVQPLHFEIRDFFHGLFLPVEKEFSLLLVEKQALNKAEEEEKIDNQHGVVTRGICLSEEQIVTNVSKGPKMGENKQLTGKTTESQRVVSGCPVTAILILYGLPRLLTGSIMAHEMMHAYLRLNGHNNLNKVLEEGICQVLGHMWLETQRYAPIDVAAASSSSSSSNAAKKGVWSELEKKLVDFYKYEIETDESAVYGEGFRKVNYMVTNSSLQETLKEILPRGG